From a single Phaenicophaeus curvirostris isolate KB17595 chromosome 8, BPBGC_Pcur_1.0, whole genome shotgun sequence genomic region:
- the DYNLT5 gene encoding dynein light chain Tctex-type 5 produces MAAARPPPAPRPSGDAGRGPGPPERFPVAAVDAILEEVLGSYAREQRYEPARCGEAARAMAEVIKDRVKDLMIPRYKIVVVTHIGQLNEQSMQIGSRCLWDPAIDAFSSHMVKNTSLFALANVYGVYFE; encoded by the exons ATGGCGGccgcccgccccccgcccgcccctcGCCCTTCCGGAGATGCCGGGCGCGG TCCAGGCCCCCCCGAGCGTTTCCCGGTGGCGGCGGTGGATGCCATCctggaggaggtgctggggagCTACGCGAGGGAGCAGCGCTACGAGCCCGCCCGGTGCGGGGAGGCGGCCAGGGCCATGGCAGAG GTTATTAAAGATCGTGTAAAAGACCTTATGATACCAAGGTACAAGATTGTTGTGGTGACACATATTGGGCAGCTGAATGAGCAAAGCATGCAAATCGGAAGCAGGTGCCTGTGGGATCCTGCGATTGACGCATTTTCATCACACATGGTCAAGAACACttcactctttgctcttgcaaATGTCTATGGTGTCTATTTTGAATAA
- the DNAI4 gene encoding dynein axonemal intermediate chain 4: MCGSRSTSISNVSMTESTQDEIVEPGSQQDPAVSLSDVQVRQEEINEDLTQEDLDRRVDIYLTETETIWMLDMPSVVVSVESEDAGRVQERNRIYVEICKNRPGNDRFVEKTMQTINGATKNKEVQCDEVIMEDKGMLVTSWDLCDSFNILETKPASKAESSRATTGKSSTSHATKEHNQTMSVSSDRGNDFPGSRTSVMILEGAALARIHKVEECHSEAILTSMNFQQNLFFMERILMENIFQPKLAAYRQLPVLIDPDVTSDTSDKVAATKEANQEEQDKEKEDKEEQKEAITEPSVLSDLKKTLEETVPLRLEQLWSYMCDLTHGHSVSSMTWNKVNPDLLAVGYRAFDFKEQKKGLACCWSLKNPMWPERIFQCKHGVTALDFSMASPNLLAVGLYDGSVAIYDVRSCNDTPLLENSASSNKHTGPVWQLRWVEQDRSATGDGKKERLICISADSRVTEWLIQKRLDCTNLMKIKRTASEKKKIPGEKGKKREAPISQQAAGMCFDFHPKDTNVYLTGTEEGYIHKCSCSCDEQFLQTYRGHKGPVYKVTWNPFSTDMFLSCSADWSIILWQQDSQMPILTFSSTTASVHDIMWSPKSVSIFAAANENRVEIWDLSVSIFHPVVSCFASPGAEFTSVLFANNTDCLLVGDSKGEVGVFELQNLAAHSSNKV, translated from the exons ATGTGTGGCAGCAGGAGCACTTCTATATCAAACGTATCAATGACTGAGTCCACACAAGATGAAATCGTGGAACCTGGTTCTCAACAAGACCCAGCTGTTAGCTTATCTG ATGTGCAGGTGAGGCAAGAGGAGATAAATGAAGATCTGACACAAGAAGACTTAGATAGGAGAGTGGATATTTATCTCACAGAGACAGAAACTATATGGATGTTGGACATGCCATCTGTTGTGGTGTCTGTAGAATCAGAAGATGCTGGCAGAGTTCA gGAACGGAATAGGATTTATGTTGAAATTTGCAAAAACAGACCTGGCAACGATCGCTTTGTAGAAAAAACTATGCAAACCATTAACGGAGCCACAAAGAACAAGGAAGTGCAATGTGACGAAGTCATCATGGAAGATAAAG GGATGTTAGTCACTTCCTGGGACCTGTGCGATTCATTTAACATACTGGAGACAAAACCTGCGTCAAAAGCAGAAAGTAGCAGAGCCACAactgggaaaagcagcacatCTCACGCAACTAAAGAGCACAATCAGactatgtctgtgtcttctgacaGAGGTAATGATTTTCCAG GTAGCAGAACCTCTGTAATGATTTTGGAAGGTGCTGCTCTAGCCAGAATCCACAAAGTGGAGGAATGCCATTCAGAGGCTATATTAACATCCATGAACTTTCAGCAGAACTTATTTTTTATGGAGAGGATTCTAATGGAGAACATTTTTCAACCCAAACTTGCAGCTTATCGGCAGCTTCCTGTCCTTATAG ATCCTGATGTTACATCAGACACGAGTGATAAGGTAGCAGCCACGAAAGAAGCTAATCAGGAAGAGCAGgacaaggaaaaggaggataaggaagagcagaaggaagcaATCACTGAGCCATCAGTTCTGTCAGATCTAAAGAAAACCCTAGAAGAAACTGTACCTCTCAGACTGGAGCAGCTATGGTCATATATGTGTGATTTAACACATGGTCACAGTGTAAGCAGTATGACTTGGAACAAAGTCAACCCA GATCTTTTAGCTGTGGGTTACAGAGCTTTtgattttaaagaacagaagaaaggcTTGGCTTGCTGTTGGTCACTGAAGAACCCCATG TGGCCAGAGCGTATTTTCCAGTGTAAGCATGGTGTTACTGCTTTGGATTTCTCTATGGCAAGCCCAAATCTTTTAGCAGTTGGTTTGTATGATGGTTCTGTTGCAATCTATGATGTAAGGAGCTGTAATGACACCCCACTTTTGGAGAACAG TGCATCTTCAAATAAACACACAGGTCCTGTATGGCAACTGAGGTGGGTGGAACAAGACAGAAGTGCAACAGGAGATGGCAAGAAAGAGAGATTAATCTGCATCTCAGCAGACAGCCGTGTAACTGAGTGGCTTATACAAAAAAGACTGGACTGCACTA ATTTGATGAAAATAAAGCGAACAGcaagtgagaagaaaaaaataccaggtgagaaaggaaagaaaagagaagctcCAATATCTCAACAGGCAGCTGGAATGTGCTTTGACTTCCATCCAAAG GATACTAATGTTTATCTTACTGGAACAGAAGAGGGTTATATCCACAAGTGTTCCTGTTCGTGTGACGAACAGTTTCTACAGACATACAGGGGCCATAAG GGCCCCGTGTACAAAGTCACTTGGAATCCATTCAGCACCGACATGTTCCTAAGCTGCTCTGCAGACTGGAGCATTATTTTATGGCAGCAGGATTCACAGATGCCCATTTTAACTTTCAGTTCCACCACTGCTTCTGTTCATGATATTATGTGGTCTCCAAAATCAGTCTCCATATTTGcagcagcaaatgaaaacagagtaGAAATTTGGGATCTTAGTGTCAGCAT CTTCCACCCCGTGGTCTCTTGCTTCGCCAGCCCAGGAGCAGAATTTACCTCTGTGCTCTTTGCCAACAACACCGACTGCCTTCTGGTAGGAGACAGTAAAGGAGAAGTTGGCGTGTTTGAGCTGCAGAACCTGGCTGCTCACAGCAGTAATAAGGTATGA